A single window of Arcobacter venerupis DNA harbors:
- a CDS encoding TetR/AcrR family transcriptional regulator — MRIKTEAKRQEIIQSAAEIFEEFGFERASMSKICSKVGGSKTTLYNYFSSKEELFFEVVSISNSDDFDFAFEVLNSSKNIENVHDQLCEFGKRFLSFLYSPKLIKLRRLTISQSGITDLGKITYNNRILKSRDLVSKYLAKAMEAKKIKQTDTVVAARHLYGLLESELMYQFLFQIDVEHSKQDMNDMVDRAVDVFMSAYGI, encoded by the coding sequence ATGAGAATAAAAACAGAAGCAAAAAGACAAGAAATCATTCAATCAGCAGCAGAAATCTTTGAAGAATTTGGATTTGAACGAGCTTCAATGTCAAAAATTTGTTCTAAAGTTGGTGGGTCTAAAACGACTCTTTATAACTATTTTTCTTCAAAAGAAGAACTATTTTTTGAAGTTGTATCAATTTCAAATTCAGATGATTTTGACTTTGCATTTGAAGTATTAAATAGTTCAAAAAACATAGAAAATGTACATGATCAATTGTGTGAATTTGGGAAAAGGTTTCTATCTTTTTTATATTCTCCAAAACTTATCAAACTAAGAAGACTTACTATAAGCCAATCTGGAATAACAGATTTAGGTAAAATTACCTATAACAATAGAATATTAAAAAGTCGAGATTTAGTTTCAAAATATTTAGCAAAAGCCATGGAAGCAAAAAAAATAAAGCAAACAGATACTGTTGTTGCAGCAAGACATTTATATGGACTTTTGGAATCAGAATTAATGTATCAATTTCTTTTTCAAATTGATGTAGAACATTCAAAACAAGATATGAATGATATGGTGGATAGAGCAGTTGATGTTTTTATGTCTGCTTATGGTATTTAA
- a CDS encoding bifunctional diguanylate cyclase/phosphodiesterase, producing MAILKKNVWLIFYVLTLFFLLLFTILCYSSWKTIHNRYQTTQENMVKLIIDSTNSLFKTQETILNIVGNRFLEDSHYKDNPKAISTLNATLKDNPSMFSIALVSPTGEMTFVNGGYDVSTFPNLLQQEESRKSFEETLKSHKMVFGRTYYFAAIKQWITPIRKAIRDENGTIITIITAALRVNDSFGKLSINFDKDHNHQISIIRDGDYYFQYISNNKTDNHTIYSSPISNKVIESIRQSILDTHHLTMDDLRQKETLVSFVHKDSDSNKYFTSMQYDVMHKLWISARIPYSLLQNDFFIRVGIFFSIFILIESIFFFLFRIIDKAEVKRSEDLIFQATHDPLTSLPNRMYLQKNINHWLFKEAPAFSILYIDMDRFKNINDNFGHQYGDFLLVELSKRLKMLIPENGVIIRYGGDEFVLFTRLTNDNALLTLGNNIIEAISKPYKINNLILSVGASIGIAKYPDHGETLDMLLRASDIAMYESKKIKSNAKLFVNSMEESYLMNIIIEQELKKAVDNHELFMVYQPQIDASGYIHGIEALVRWNNAILGSVPPDKFIPVAETSGQMLKIGHFIIDYTLREIKEVQKILNITFQTSINISVRQFMEVGFLTHFLNAIESAELYQVSITIEITENLLIEDIQYILPLLEEIRGYGIQISMDDFGTGYSSLSMLRRLPIDELKIDKSFVDTIVEEIAAQKMVQNIIAIGKNLNMHILAEGVETKEQSALLKAFGCDRFQGYYFSKPLLKDDLISFFQNHEKGQLIS from the coding sequence ATGGCAATATTAAAGAAGAATGTTTGGCTTATTTTTTATGTATTGACATTATTTTTTCTTCTTCTATTTACCATTTTATGTTATTCAAGTTGGAAAACTATTCATAATAGGTATCAAACAACACAAGAAAATATGGTTAAGCTTATAATAGATTCAACTAATTCTTTATTTAAAACACAAGAAACTATTCTTAATATTGTTGGTAATCGTTTTTTAGAAGATAGTCATTACAAAGATAATCCCAAAGCTATATCAACTCTTAATGCTACACTTAAAGACAATCCCTCTATGTTTTCAATTGCATTAGTATCTCCTACTGGTGAGATGACATTTGTAAATGGTGGGTATGATGTATCAACATTTCCTAATCTTTTACAACAAGAAGAAAGTAGAAAATCATTTGAAGAGACACTTAAAAGCCATAAAATGGTTTTTGGTCGTACCTATTACTTTGCTGCAATCAAGCAGTGGATAACACCTATTCGAAAAGCAATTCGAGATGAAAATGGTACTATTATAACAATTATTACCGCAGCGCTAAGAGTTAATGATTCATTTGGAAAGCTTAGTATTAATTTTGATAAAGATCATAATCATCAAATTTCTATTATTCGAGATGGAGATTATTATTTTCAATATATATCTAATAATAAAACAGATAATCATACAATATATTCATCTCCTATTTCTAATAAAGTAATAGAGAGTATTCGTCAATCAATTCTTGATACTCATCATCTTACAATGGATGATTTGAGACAAAAAGAGACTTTAGTTTCTTTTGTTCATAAAGATTCAGATTCAAATAAATATTTTACATCTATGCAATATGATGTAATGCATAAACTTTGGATTAGTGCTCGTATACCTTATTCGTTGCTTCAAAATGACTTTTTTATAAGGGTAGGTATCTTTTTTAGTATCTTTATTTTGATTGAAAGTATATTCTTTTTTCTTTTTAGAATTATTGATAAAGCAGAGGTTAAACGTAGTGAAGATTTAATATTTCAAGCAACTCATGATCCGCTTACTTCTCTTCCAAATAGAATGTACCTTCAAAAAAATATTAATCATTGGCTTTTTAAAGAGGCTCCTGCTTTTAGTATTCTTTATATTGATATGGATCGTTTCAAAAATATTAATGACAATTTTGGTCACCAATACGGTGATTTTCTTTTAGTGGAGCTTTCAAAACGACTTAAAATGCTCATCCCTGAAAATGGAGTTATAATCCGATATGGTGGCGATGAGTTTGTTCTTTTTACTCGCTTAACAAATGACAATGCTCTTTTAACTCTTGGAAATAATATTATAGAGGCTATTTCTAAACCTTATAAAATTAATAACTTGATTTTGAGTGTTGGTGCAAGTATCGGTATTGCAAAATATCCAGATCATGGAGAAACTCTAGATATGCTTCTGCGTGCATCAGATATTGCGATGTATGAGTCAAAGAAGATAAAAAGCAATGCTAAACTTTTTGTCAATTCTATGGAAGAGAGTTATTTAATGAATATAATCATTGAACAAGAGCTTAAAAAAGCTGTTGATAATCATGAGTTATTTATGGTATATCAACCTCAAATAGATGCATCAGGATATATTCATGGTATTGAAGCACTTGTACGATGGAATAATGCAATTTTAGGAAGCGTTCCTCCTGATAAGTTTATCCCTGTTGCTGAAACTTCAGGACAAATGCTAAAAATAGGGCATTTTATTATTGATTATACTTTACGAGAGATTAAAGAAGTTCAAAAAATATTGAATATTACTTTTCAAACTTCTATTAACATTTCTGTTCGTCAGTTTATGGAAGTAGGGTTTTTAACACATTTTTTAAATGCAATTGAATCGGCTGAACTGTATCAAGTCTCTATTACAATCGAGATTACAGAAAATCTTTTAATAGAAGATATTCAGTATATTTTACCCCTTTTGGAGGAAATTAGAGGTTATGGAATTCAAATTTCTATGGATGATTTTGGAACAGGTTACTCTTCTTTAAGTATGCTAAGAAGACTTCCTATTGATGAGCTTAAAATTGATAAAAGTTTTGTAGATACTATCGTTGAAGAGATTGCTGCTCAAAAGATGGTTCAAAATATTATTGCTATTGGTAAAAACTTGAATATGCATATTTTAGCTGAAGGTGTTGAAACAAAAGAGCAAAGCGCTTTACTAAAGGCATTTGGATGTGATAGATTTCAAGGGTATTACTTTTCAAAACCATTACTGAAAGATGACCTTATATCTTTTTTCCAAAATCATGAAAAAGGGCAGTTGATATCTTAA
- a CDS encoding rhodanese-like domain-containing protein: protein MNENIIYAFIILVAYIAYKKYSQHKVLKLVPTLLSQGGQIVDVRSESEFAFAHKVGSINIPLDLLKSRMSELDNTKPVILCCASGSRSSFAKRILMANGFKNVHNAGTWDSLTK from the coding sequence TTGAACGAAAACATAATTTATGCGTTTATTATATTAGTGGCTTATATAGCTTATAAAAAATATAGTCAACATAAGGTATTAAAACTTGTACCAACTCTACTTTCTCAAGGTGGTCAAATTGTTGATGTTAGAAGTGAATCAGAGTTCGCCTTTGCCCATAAAGTAGGAAGTATAAATATCCCATTAGATTTACTAAAAAGTAGAATGAGTGAACTAGATAATACTAAACCCGTAATTCTTTGTTGTGCCAGTGGAAGTAGAAGTAGTTTCGCAAAGCGTATTTTAATGGCAAATGGATTTAAAAATGTTCATAATGCTGGAACATGGGATTCTCTTACAAAATAG
- a CDS encoding SMI1/KNR4 family protein: protein MKKEFDKFKQWLADNYCDGLLDLNPPATDDEIEELTTTIGVDLPDDFISVLKIHNGQKGEAAWLFDSQEFLSTHRIIEEFNIWKNLLENELQGKISTPDDGVKNEWWNVNWIPFTSDGCGDHYCLDLSPTETGTKGQIITLWYELDEREIVSQSFSLWFEEYVKQLYSGELVYSKEYNSIVYKDELE from the coding sequence ATGAAAAAAGAATTTGACAAGTTTAAACAATGGCTTGCTGACAACTATTGTGATGGTTTATTAGATTTAAATCCACCTGCTACTGATGATGAAATAGAAGAACTTACAACTACTATTGGTGTTGATTTACCAGATGATTTTATAAGTGTATTAAAAATACATAATGGTCAAAAAGGTGAAGCTGCTTGGCTTTTTGATTCTCAGGAGTTTTTATCAACGCACCGTATCATTGAAGAGTTTAATATTTGGAAAAACTTATTGGAAAATGAACTTCAAGGCAAAATATCAACTCCTGATGATGGAGTTAAAAATGAGTGGTGGAATGTAAACTGGATACCATTTACGAGTGATGGTTGTGGAGATCATTATTGTCTTGATTTAAGTCCTACAGAAACTGGTACAAAAGGGCAAATTATTACTTTATGGTATGAATTAGATGAGCGAGAAATCGTATCTCAAAGTTTCTCTTTATGGTTTGAAGAGTATGTAAAACAGTTATATTCAGGTGAACTTGTTTACTCAAAAGAGTATAACTCTATCGTTTATAAAGATGAATTAGAATAA
- a CDS encoding 3'-5' exonuclease has protein sequence MISNQDRLNLIRTFCDDDLENEVENVLKNILENGSYELKSMIKLFDLMDNSLDSDLQAPYTIGNRTIEVINTCEQLQEAMNTIELAPFIGFDSEQKPTFKKGQADNGVCLIQLATKDKCYLIQTKQIKNLKPLINFLEDDKIIKIGTGLKGDNVALFRQFNLRLKSTIDLEDIFKKLSSKNQIGARKAASIILNEKLQKSKNMSRSNWENEELTSGQIKYASEDATVVYDVMNKILEQYPFAMKMMPMFFQAQYSQE, from the coding sequence GTGATTTCTAATCAAGATAGATTAAATCTAATTCGAACTTTTTGTGATGATGATTTAGAAAATGAAGTTGAAAATGTTTTGAAAAATATTTTAGAAAATGGCTCTTATGAATTAAAATCAATGATAAAACTTTTTGATTTAATGGATAATTCACTTGATAGTGATTTACAAGCTCCTTATACAATTGGAAATAGAACAATCGAAGTTATTAACACTTGCGAACAACTGCAAGAGGCAATGAACACAATCGAGTTAGCTCCTTTTATTGGCTTTGATAGTGAACAAAAACCAACATTTAAAAAAGGTCAAGCAGATAATGGTGTTTGCCTTATTCAATTAGCTACAAAAGATAAATGTTATCTTATTCAAACTAAACAAATTAAAAATCTAAAACCACTTATAAACTTTTTGGAAGATGACAAAATAATAAAAATAGGCACTGGATTAAAAGGCGATAATGTAGCACTTTTTAGACAATTTAACCTAAGACTAAAATCAACAATCGACCTTGAAGATATATTCAAAAAACTCTCATCAAAAAACCAAATAGGAGCTAGAAAAGCAGCTTCAATAATTTTAAATGAAAAATTACAAAAATCAAAAAATATGTCAAGATCAAATTGGGAAAATGAAGAGCTAACTTCTGGACAAATCAAATACGCTTCAGAGGATGCAACTGTCGTATATGATGTAATGAATAAAATCCTAGAACAATACCCTTTTGCTATGAAAATGATGCCGATGTTTTTTCAAGCACAATATTCTCAAGAATAA
- a CDS encoding pseudouridine synthase yields the protein MNIITNDSQILLALNKPKGYLVTRSDDLGRKTVYNLLPDWLFQDGWMPIGRLDLESKGLLLFTRDGKINDALTKPGNCIKIYEVWVRGYVTDEHILEAKNGVESIHGILKAKVEKIGNGGAKTKLRVELEEGKNRHIRRLFGALKDPKFGTPLKVLDLNRVSIGSFKPNIEIGKWRYLSIDEEKMLIKN from the coding sequence ATGAATATAATAACAAACGATTCTCAAATACTCTTAGCACTCAATAAACCTAAAGGTTATTTAGTCACAAGATCTGATGACCTTGGGCGAAAAACTGTTTACAATCTTTTACCTGATTGGCTTTTTCAAGATGGCTGGATGCCTATTGGACGCCTTGATTTAGAATCTAAAGGGCTTTTGTTATTCACAAGAGATGGAAAAATAAATGATGCTTTAACAAAACCGGGAAATTGCATTAAAATATATGAAGTTTGGGTTAGAGGTTATGTAACAGATGAACATATTTTGGAAGCTAAAAATGGTGTTGAAAGTATTCATGGAATACTGAAAGCAAAAGTAGAAAAAATAGGAAATGGCGGAGCAAAAACAAAACTTAGAGTTGAACTAGAAGAGGGCAAAAATCGCCATATTCGCAGACTTTTTGGAGCATTAAAAGACCCCAAATTTGGAACACCATTAAAAGTTTTGGATTTGAATCGAGTTAGTATTGGCAGTTTTAAGCCTAATATTGAAATAGGCAAATGGCGTTATCTTTCAATTGATGAAGAGAAAATGCTAATTAAAAATTAG
- a CDS encoding GrpB family protein — protein MKILKYKKIKADFNPWSVKYFEVAQSVIDFICIEQFEVIHIGSTSFKVGGKGIIDLSILYENDDLEKAVNHLLQLGFQNQISEKPFPAERPRKDGMIIVNDKEYFLHVHVIQKGSDEHKKQIEYKNYMLNNPLAREE, from the coding sequence ATGAAAATCTTAAAATATAAAAAAATAAAAGCTGATTTTAATCCTTGGTCGGTTAAATATTTTGAAGTAGCTCAAAGTGTTATTGACTTTATTTGTATAGAACAATTTGAAGTTATTCATATAGGTTCTACCTCATTTAAAGTTGGTGGTAAAGGAATAATAGATTTATCTATTTTATATGAAAATGATGATTTAGAAAAAGCAGTTAATCATTTGTTACAACTTGGCTTTCAAAATCAAATCAGTGAAAAACCTTTTCCTGCTGAGCGACCACGAAAAGATGGTATGATTATTGTAAATGATAAAGAATACTTTTTACATGTTCATGTTATTCAAAAAGGAAGTGATGAACATAAAAAACAGATTGAATACAAAAATTATATGTTAAACAATCCTCTTGCTAGAGAAGAGTAA
- a CDS encoding class I SAM-dependent methyltransferase, whose translation MEPLDIGNSYNQITHIWENEKFDKINGIIQHKKAIDFAKNRGKALDIGCGCTGRFIDLLIDEGFTPSGIDISSKMVELAKERHPSIAFYYGDICEYELSDKYDFITAWDSIWHIPLSKQKKVIAKIVDSLNVGGIFIFSFGGTIDSGEHVNDYMGPEVYYSSLGINGFLKCFLDLSCIIRHLEFDQYPELHTYLIVEKA comes from the coding sequence ATGGAGCCTTTGGATATTGGTAATTCTTACAATCAAATTACACATATATGGGAAAATGAAAAATTTGATAAAATAAATGGAATTATTCAGCATAAAAAAGCAATAGATTTTGCAAAAAATCGAGGTAAAGCACTAGATATCGGTTGTGGTTGTACTGGAAGATTTATAGATTTACTAATAGATGAAGGCTTCACTCCTAGTGGAATAGATATTTCTAGTAAGATGGTAGAATTAGCAAAAGAACGTCATCCTTCTATTGCTTTTTATTATGGAGATATTTGCGAATATGAATTGTCTGATAAGTATGATTTTATTACAGCGTGGGATAGTATTTGGCATATTCCTTTATCAAAACAAAAAAAAGTAATCGCAAAAATAGTTGATAGCTTAAATGTTGGCGGTATTTTTATATTCTCTTTTGGTGGTACAATTGATTCTGGTGAACATGTAAATGATTATATGGGGCCAGAAGTTTATTATTCTTCTCTTGGAATAAATGGTTTTCTAAAATGTTTTTTAGATTTAAGTTGTATCATAAGACATTTAGAATTTGATCAATATCCAGAATTACATACATACTTAATTGTGGAAAAAGCTTGA
- a CDS encoding RidA family protein produces the protein MKIHRINPCKRWSDVTVFNGIATFTEVADTDTNVDIKGQVQQIFDQAEASLALIDSDKSRILAVTIYITDFANFDGLNEIWDLWFPENCAPSRACVKAELVDPTLLVEMTFTAAAGEKFQ, from the coding sequence ATGAAAATACACAGAATCAACCCCTGCAAAAGATGGTCAGATGTGACTGTTTTTAATGGAATTGCAACTTTTACAGAAGTAGCAGACACAGATACAAATGTAGATATTAAAGGACAAGTTCAACAAATATTTGACCAAGCTGAAGCTAGTTTAGCTTTGATTGATAGTGATAAATCACGAATTTTAGCGGTTACTATTTATATAACAGATTTTGCAAATTTTGATGGTTTAAATGAAATTTGGGATTTATGGTTTCCTGAAAATTGTGCGCCAAGTAGAGCTTGTGTAAAAGCTGAATTAGTTGACCCAACTTTGTTAGTTGAAATGACATTCACAGCAGCTGCTGGTGAGAAGTTTCAATAA
- a CDS encoding oleate hydratase has translation MKTKNLKNSKVYIIGSGIAGLASAVYLIKDANICSENIHILEKDLIAGGATDGAGNAEQGYVVRGGRMHEMHYECYWELLSHIPSLENPNISVRDESYEFNERFVSNAQARLLKDGKKLDVTSYGLSFEQQMDFIKLTYVSEKSLGNKKIEDWFDESFFDSKFWYIWCTMFAFQKWSSLVVMRRYMKRFMHLVDGLPKLGGVMRTKYNQYDSVVRPIQKYLEERGVNFDMATEVIDIDFDLSDDKKTATVLHIKNKSEIIIKENDFVFFTNGSITESTNNGTWDTSAKLKGLEESGSWKLWKKIAKKDASFGNPNPFCDNIDLQKWYSFTATMKDSTFLDYMENFSGNVDGTGGLVTLTDSNWLMSIVIARQPHFPNQAKDVKIFWGYGLFPDRIGNYINKTMAECSGAELLEELYYHLKIQELMQPVTKAGKVNCIPVSMPFIDSLFMPYNIGDRPDVIPTGSTNFAFLGQFAQAPKDCVFTVEYSVRTAQMAVYGLFDTNKEVHPMYEATHNPKYLLAALKAINR, from the coding sequence ATGAAAACGAAAAACCTGAAAAATTCAAAAGTGTATATCATTGGTAGTGGAATTGCAGGACTTGCTAGTGCTGTGTATTTGATAAAAGATGCCAATATTTGTAGTGAAAATATCCATATTTTAGAAAAAGATTTAATTGCAGGTGGAGCTACTGATGGAGCTGGTAATGCAGAACAAGGATATGTTGTTCGTGGTGGACGAATGCACGAAATGCACTATGAGTGTTATTGGGAGCTGCTTTCACACATTCCTTCACTAGAAAATCCAAATATATCAGTTAGAGATGAATCTTATGAATTTAATGAAAGATTTGTTTCAAATGCACAAGCTCGTCTTTTAAAGGATGGGAAAAAACTAGATGTAACTTCATATGGATTGTCTTTTGAACAACAAATGGATTTTATAAAATTAACATATGTCTCAGAAAAATCATTAGGTAATAAAAAAATAGAAGATTGGTTTGATGAATCTTTTTTTGATAGCAAATTTTGGTATATTTGGTGCACTATGTTTGCTTTTCAAAAATGGAGCAGTTTAGTTGTTATGAGAAGATATATGAAACGTTTTATGCATCTTGTGGATGGTTTGCCAAAATTAGGTGGTGTAATGAGAACAAAATATAACCAATATGACTCAGTTGTAAGACCTATTCAAAAATACCTTGAAGAAAGAGGGGTGAATTTTGATATGGCTACTGAAGTAATTGATATTGATTTTGATTTATCTGATGATAAAAAAACTGCTACAGTTCTTCATATAAAAAATAAAAGTGAAATAATAATCAAAGAAAATGATTTTGTATTTTTTACAAATGGTTCAATTACAGAAAGTACAAATAATGGTACTTGGGATACTTCAGCTAAATTAAAAGGACTTGAAGAATCTGGTTCTTGGAAATTATGGAAAAAAATAGCAAAAAAAGATGCTTCTTTTGGTAATCCAAATCCATTTTGTGACAATATAGATTTACAGAAATGGTACTCATTTACAGCAACCATGAAAGACAGCACATTTTTGGACTACATGGAAAACTTCTCAGGAAACGTAGATGGAACAGGTGGACTTGTTACATTAACTGATTCAAATTGGCTTATGTCAATAGTAATTGCAAGGCAACCGCACTTCCCAAACCAAGCTAAAGATGTGAAGATTTTTTGGGGTTATGGACTTTTCCCTGATAGAATTGGAAATTATATAAATAAAACAATGGCGGAGTGTTCAGGGGCTGAACTCTTAGAAGAGCTTTATTATCATTTAAAAATTCAAGAGTTAATGCAGCCTGTTACGAAAGCTGGAAAAGTGAATTGTATTCCTGTTTCAATGCCATTTATTGATAGTCTTTTTATGCCATATAATATTGGAGATAGACCAGATGTTATACCAACAGGTTCAACAAATTTTGCTTTTTTAGGTCAATTTGCGCAAGCACCAAAAGATTGCGTATTTACGGTTGAATATTCAGTACGAACAGCTCAAATGGCAGTTTATGGTTTATTTGATACAAATAAAGAAGTGCATCCAATGTATGAAGCAACACACAATCCAAAATATTTACTTGCAGCACTTAAAGCAATTAATAGATAA
- a CDS encoding phosphate/phosphite/phosphonate ABC transporter substrate-binding protein codes for MKLKLLLLSIFYISNLCFAQETPIKIGIAPHSSTRVILESHQDLRLFLENYFKRPVQILTAKNFSEFTKRSNEGTYYDLILTSPNLAVLAQKLGGYKPIMTYTKGLSTILLATDKNILESKNLPLHVIGLDPVSFPTLDAQDWLEKNGFEEGKEIKYTYTSATDSSISILLNNNADMIIMSLPNYIKLMTEEIKYLVHIIYQSEPKPSRIYLAKSADGITLEEWETALDAFSKSPEGKKHLEITKLEGFKKVEQKDIDSLGSIADKTLERLNN; via the coding sequence ATGAAACTAAAACTACTTCTTCTCTCAATTTTTTATATATCAAATCTTTGTTTTGCGCAAGAAACTCCAATCAAAATTGGGATTGCACCACATTCATCAACTAGAGTAATTTTAGAATCTCATCAAGATTTGAGGCTTTTTTTAGAAAATTATTTTAAAAGACCTGTTCAGATTTTAACAGCAAAAAACTTTAGTGAATTTACTAAACGCTCAAATGAGGGAACTTATTATGATTTGATTTTAACATCACCAAATCTAGCAGTTCTTGCCCAAAAACTAGGTGGATATAAACCTATAATGACTTATACCAAAGGTCTATCAACTATTCTTTTAGCAACTGACAAAAATATTTTAGAAAGTAAAAATCTACCGCTTCATGTTATTGGATTAGACCCTGTTTCATTTCCTACCTTAGATGCACAAGATTGGTTGGAAAAAAATGGCTTTGAAGAAGGAAAAGAAATTAAATATACATACACAAGTGCAACAGATAGTTCAATATCTATACTTCTAAATAATAATGCCGATATGATAATTATGTCTCTACCAAATTATATAAAGCTTATGACAGAAGAGATTAAATACCTAGTACATATAATATATCAAAGTGAACCAAAACCAAGTAGAATTTATCTAGCAAAAAGTGCAGATGGTATTACTTTAGAAGAGTGGGAAACGGCACTTGATGCTTTTTCAAAATCTCCAGAGGGTAAAAAACATTTGGAAATTACAAAACTTGAAGGCTTTAAAAAAGTTGAACAAAAAGACATAGATAGTCTTGGTTCAATAGCAGATAAAACTCTGGAAAGGTTAAATAATTAA
- a CDS encoding ATP-binding protein — MKLSLSWKWVIASLLIESLMLTLMVIKNVNQLETNLSAQTNVRLDEQKILLKSALVAPLVQMDYATIDAILNETKRIQTIDYLAVVDNQNNCISTVGLKDCSKLPTKEADPFSKESLEDERFDTNIPITLFSESLGKIYLGLSTKFYIQAKKEMITRSIIIAIIELILSAIFLITVSKWIIKNLVKLTHSANAIARGDYSQRINLGNSKETIELQESFNLMARNIEKNIIDLKHLNKKEKELFKKLKSQVEKNQEQDILLKHQSRMVIIGEMLNNIAHQWRQPLNAITVHMSGLKLRKELNLIEDKEIEDTSDSVMKYANYLSNTIDDFRDYVKDYSSKKEYFNIETSLNKALDIVSASLENNFITLNIEHSENELLVDGVINELTQVFINILNNSKDILNENNVEEKVIEVKFLKEDSKITITIQDNAGGVKDDIIHKIFDPYFTTKYNNQGTGIGLYMSAKIIHEHFSGQIIVKNENIEFNNKTYKGAKFFIILPL; from the coding sequence ATGAAACTATCTTTATCTTGGAAATGGGTAATTGCAAGTTTATTAATTGAAAGTTTAATGCTTACATTAATGGTAATAAAAAATGTAAATCAACTTGAAACAAACCTATCTGCACAAACTAATGTAAGATTAGATGAACAAAAGATATTATTAAAAAGTGCCTTAGTTGCACCTCTTGTTCAAATGGATTATGCAACTATTGATGCAATTTTAAATGAAACTAAAAGAATTCAGACAATAGATTATCTAGCAGTTGTTGATAATCAAAATAATTGTATTTCAACTGTTGGATTAAAAGATTGTTCAAAATTACCAACAAAAGAAGCAGACCCTTTTAGTAAAGAATCACTTGAAGATGAAAGATTTGATACAAATATTCCTATAACTTTATTCTCAGAATCATTGGGAAAGATATATTTAGGTCTTTCTACAAAATTTTATATTCAAGCAAAAAAAGAGATGATTACAAGAAGTATTATTATTGCAATAATAGAATTAATATTATCGGCAATCTTTCTTATTACTGTGAGTAAATGGATTATAAAAAATCTAGTAAAATTAACTCATAGTGCAAATGCAATTGCCCGAGGAGATTATTCTCAAAGGATAAATCTAGGCAACAGTAAAGAGACAATTGAACTTCAAGAATCTTTTAATCTAATGGCTAGAAATATAGAAAAAAATATAATAGATTTAAAGCATTTAAATAAAAAAGAAAAAGAGTTATTTAAAAAACTAAAATCTCAAGTAGAAAAAAATCAAGAACAAGATATTCTTCTTAAACATCAATCAAGAATGGTAATTATTGGAGAAATGCTTAATAATATTGCCCATCAATGGAGACAACCTTTAAATGCAATTACTGTTCATATGAGTGGATTAAAACTAAGAAAAGAGTTAAATCTAATAGAAGATAAAGAGATAGAAGATACCTCAGATAGTGTAATGAAATATGCAAATTATTTAAGTAATACAATTGATGATTTTAGAGATTATGTTAAAGATTATAGTAGTAAAAAAGAGTATTTTAATATTGAAACTTCTTTAAATAAAGCCCTTGATATAGTATCTGCTTCTTTAGAAAATAATTTTATTACTCTAAATATTGAACACAGTGAAAACGAATTATTAGTAGATGGTGTGATAAATGAATTAACTCAAGTTTTTATAAATATACTTAATAATTCAAAAGATATACTAAATGAAAATAATGTAGAAGAAAAAGTAATAGAAGTAAAATTTTTAAAAGAAGATAGCAAAATAACTATCACCATTCAAGATAATGCAGGTGGAGTAAAAGATGATATTATTCATAAAATATTTGACCCATATTTCACTACTAAATATAATAATCAAGGTACAGGAATTGGATTGTATATGAGTGCAAAAATTATTCATGAACATTTTTCAGGTCAGATAATTGTAAAAAATGAGAATATAGAATTTAATAATAAAACTTATAAAGGTGCAAAATTTTTCATAATTTTACCACTATAA